One window of Streptomyces sp. FIT100 genomic DNA carries:
- a CDS encoding MFS transporter, translated as MSAETADRATATDDAGDRRRQQRGWYFYDFAVSVYSTSVLTVFIGPYLTSVAKAAADADGFVHPLGIPVRAGSLFPYTVSVSVVVAVLLMPLAGAVADRTGRKKPLLAAAAYVGAAATAGMFFLDGHRYLLGALLLIVANAAQSVSMVLYNAYLPQIAEPDERDTVSSRGWAFGYTSGALVLVLDLVLYTGHESFGLSESDAVRICLASAGVWWGAFALVPLRRLRDRRVPHAHEGAVGAGWRQLTATLRDMRRHPLTLSFLLAYLVYNDGVQTVISQASVYGSEELGLDQTTLITAVLLVQVLAVAGALGMGRLAGRYGAKRTILGSLAVWTLILAAGYFLPARTPVWFYALAGAIGLVLGGSQALSRSLFSHLVPRGKEAEYFSAYEMSDRGLSWLGPLVFGLTFQLTGSYRDAIISLVIFFALGFVLLARVPVRRAVAAAGNPVPERI; from the coding sequence GTGAGCGCTGAGACCGCGGACCGGGCCACGGCGACGGACGACGCCGGCGATCGCCGGCGTCAGCAACGCGGCTGGTACTTCTACGACTTCGCCGTCTCCGTCTACTCGACGAGCGTGCTCACGGTCTTCATCGGCCCCTATCTCACCTCGGTGGCGAAGGCCGCAGCGGACGCGGACGGCTTCGTCCACCCGCTCGGCATCCCGGTGCGGGCCGGTTCGCTGTTCCCGTACACCGTGTCCGTCTCGGTGGTGGTGGCGGTGCTCCTGATGCCGCTCGCGGGCGCGGTGGCGGACCGTACGGGCCGGAAGAAGCCTCTTCTCGCGGCCGCGGCGTACGTGGGGGCGGCGGCGACGGCCGGGATGTTCTTCCTTGACGGCCACCGCTATCTGCTCGGCGCGCTCCTGCTGATCGTGGCGAACGCGGCGCAGTCGGTGTCGATGGTCCTCTACAACGCGTACCTGCCGCAGATCGCGGAGCCAGACGAGCGCGACACCGTCTCCTCACGCGGCTGGGCCTTCGGCTACACGTCCGGGGCGCTCGTCCTCGTTCTCGACCTGGTGCTGTACACCGGGCACGAGTCCTTCGGCCTCTCCGAGTCGGACGCGGTGCGCATCTGCCTCGCCTCGGCCGGAGTCTGGTGGGGCGCGTTCGCGCTCGTGCCGCTGCGGCGGCTGCGCGACCGGCGCGTGCCGCACGCCCACGAGGGCGCGGTGGGGGCCGGATGGCGGCAGCTGACCGCGACGCTGCGGGACATGCGCCGGCATCCGCTGACGCTGTCGTTCCTGCTGGCGTACCTGGTCTACAACGACGGTGTGCAGACGGTGATTTCCCAGGCGTCGGTGTACGGCTCCGAGGAGCTGGGGCTGGACCAGACGACGCTGATCACGGCGGTGCTGCTTGTGCAGGTGCTGGCGGTGGCGGGCGCGCTGGGGATGGGCCGGCTGGCCGGAAGGTACGGTGCGAAGCGCACGATCCTCGGCTCGCTCGCGGTGTGGACGCTGATCCTGGCCGCCGGGTACTTCCTGCCGGCGCGGACGCCGGTGTGGTTCTACGCGCTGGCCGGTGCGATCGGGCTGGTGCTCGGTGGCAGCCAGGCGCTGTCGCGTTCGCTGTTCTCGCATCTGGTGCCGCGGGGCAAGGAGGCCGAGTACTTCTCGGCGTACGAGATGAGCGACCGCGGGCTGAGCTGGCTGGGGCCGTTGGTGTTCGGTCTGACGTTCCAGCTGACGGGGAGCTACCGGGATGCGATCATCTCGTTGGTGATCTTCTTCGCGCTCGGTTTCGTACTGCTCGCGCGGGTGCCGGTGCGGCGCGCGGTGGCCGCTGCGGGGAACCCCGTGCCGGAACGGATTTAG
- a CDS encoding RNA polymerase-binding protein RbpA, translating to MSERALRGTRLVVTSYETDRGIDLAPRQAVEYACQNGHRFEMPFSVEAEIPPEWECKACGAQALLVDGDGPEEKKGKPARTHWDMLMERRTREELEEVLAERLAVLRSGAMNIAVHPRDSRKSA from the coding sequence ATGAGTGAGCGAGCTCTTCGCGGCACGCGCCTCGTGGTGACCAGCTACGAGACCGACCGCGGCATCGATCTGGCCCCGCGCCAGGCGGTGGAGTACGCATGCCAGAACGGACATCGATTTGAGATGCCGTTCTCGGTCGAGGCGGAGATTCCGCCGGAGTGGGAGTGCAAGGCGTGCGGCGCCCAGGCACTTCTGGTGGACGGGGACGGCCCCGAGGAGAAGAAGGGCAAGCCCGCGCGTACGCACTGGGACATGCTCATGGAGCGGCGCACCCGCGAGGAGCTCGAGGAGGTGCTGGCCGAGAGGCTGGCCGTCCTGCGCTCCGGAGCCATGAACATCGCGGTGCACCCGCGCGACAGCCGGAAGTCCGCGTAA
- the fxsA gene encoding FxsA family membrane protein: protein MTTGVPTPTARGRSRARTLIPLATAAWLVLEIWLLTVVAGAAGGLTVLALLLGGAVLGAVVIKRAGRRAFRSLTETLQRQQSGLAPAEGDRPGGNGLLMLGGLLLMLPGLISDAAGLLLLVPPVRAALGRFAERSIERRVRKAAPGSLGDAFRQARIHRPDGKVVQGEVIREDVPPPQRRAGEESRPPLTP, encoded by the coding sequence ATGACGACCGGTGTACCGACCCCGACCGCCCGCGGGCGCTCACGCGCTCGCACCCTCATCCCCCTCGCCACGGCCGCCTGGCTGGTGCTGGAGATCTGGCTGCTGACCGTCGTGGCCGGAGCGGCCGGCGGGCTCACCGTCCTCGCTCTGCTGCTGGGTGGCGCCGTGCTCGGCGCGGTCGTGATCAAGCGCGCCGGACGGCGTGCCTTCCGCAGTCTCACCGAGACCCTCCAGCGGCAGCAGTCGGGCCTCGCGCCTGCCGAAGGCGACCGCCCTGGCGGCAACGGCCTGCTGATGCTCGGCGGGCTGCTCCTGATGCTGCCGGGCCTGATCTCCGACGCCGCCGGTCTGCTGCTGCTCGTCCCGCCGGTCCGCGCGGCCCTCGGCCGGTTCGCGGAGAGGTCGATCGAGCGCAGGGTGCGCAAGGCCGCTCCCGGTTCCCTTGGCGACGCCTTCCGGCAGGCCCGCATTCACCGTCCCGACGGAAAGGTCGTGCAGGGTGAGGTCATCCGCGAGGACGTGCCGCCGCCGCAGCGGCGAGCCGGCGAGGAGTCGCGGCCTCCGCTGACCCCGTGA
- a CDS encoding polyprenol monophosphomannose synthase yields the protein MNDGGQRRYGPLGRALVIIPTYNEAENIGPIVSRVRAAVPDADILVADDNSPDGTGKIADELSVEDPQVHVLHRKGKEGLGAAYLAGFRWGTEHGYGVLVEMDADGSHQPEELPRLLTALKGADLVLGSRWVPGGRVVNWPRSREFLSRGGSTYSRLLLGIPIRDVTGGFRAFRKETLEGLGLDDVASQGYCFQVDLARRAVEAGFHVVEVPITFVERELGDSKMSRDIVVEALWRVTAWGVSARAGRVLGRRPSR from the coding sequence GTGAACGACGGTGGTCAGAGGCGGTACGGCCCGCTCGGCAGAGCCTTGGTGATCATCCCGACCTACAACGAGGCGGAGAACATCGGGCCGATCGTCTCGCGTGTGCGCGCCGCCGTGCCGGACGCGGACATCCTGGTCGCCGATGACAACAGCCCCGACGGCACCGGAAAGATCGCCGACGAACTCTCCGTGGAGGACCCCCAGGTCCACGTCCTGCACCGCAAGGGCAAGGAAGGGCTCGGCGCGGCGTATCTGGCCGGCTTCCGCTGGGGCACCGAGCACGGCTACGGCGTACTCGTCGAGATGGACGCCGACGGCTCCCACCAGCCCGAGGAACTGCCCCGGCTGCTCACCGCGCTCAAGGGCGCCGACCTCGTCCTCGGCTCCCGCTGGGTGCCGGGGGGCCGGGTCGTCAACTGGCCCAGGTCCCGTGAGTTCCTCTCCCGCGGCGGAAGCACCTACTCCCGCCTGCTGCTCGGCATCCCCATCCGGGATGTCACCGGCGGCTTCAGGGCCTTCCGCAAGGAGACCCTCGAAGGGCTCGGCCTCGACGACGTCGCCTCACAGGGCTACTGCTTCCAGGTCGACCTCGCCCGCCGGGCCGTCGAGGCGGGCTTCCACGTCGTCGAGGTCCCCATCACCTTCGTCGAGCGGGAGCTCGGCGACTCCAAGATGAGCCGCGACATCGTCGTGGAGGCGCTGTGGCGGGTCACCGCGTGGGGCGTGAGCGCCAGGGCCGGCCGGGTCCTGGGCCGCAGGCCGTCGCGCTGA
- a CDS encoding amidohydrolase encodes MSESATQAEHRTVLLRGGEVHSPADPFATAMVVERGHIAWVGSEGAADAFASGVDEVLDLEGALVTPAFVDAHVHTTATGLALTGLDLTGASSLAEAAQRVRAYAADRPGDRILIGHGWDASRWPEQRPPRRDELDELTGGRPLYLTRVDVHSAVVTTALLDLVPGVRDRSGFQEAEPLTGDAHHAVRAAAYAAVSPEQRAEAQRAALRRAASLGIGTVHECAGPDISSEDDFTGFLKTAGDVPGPRVVGYWADTDVERALALGAAGAAGDLFADGSLGSHTACLHEPYADAAHSGVAHLDAAAVAAHVTACTEAGIQAGFHAIGDRAIGNVVEGVRAAAAALGLARVRAARHRVEHAEMLTPETVAAFAELGLTASVQPAFDAAWGGDTGMYAQRLGIERARTLNPYAALLRAGVPLAFGSDSPVTPLDPWGTVRAAAFHRTPEHRISVRAAFTAHTRGGWRAVGRDDAGVLVPGAPADYAVWRTGELVVQAPDDRVARWSTDPRSGTPGLPDLTPGNALPECLRTVVFGQTVYVRPNE; translated from the coding sequence ATGAGTGAGAGCGCGACCCAGGCCGAACACCGCACCGTGCTGCTGCGCGGCGGTGAGGTACACAGCCCCGCCGACCCGTTCGCCACCGCGATGGTCGTCGAGCGCGGGCACATCGCCTGGGTGGGCTCCGAGGGTGCCGCGGACGCCTTCGCCTCCGGCGTCGACGAGGTCCTCGACCTGGAAGGCGCCCTTGTGACGCCCGCCTTCGTGGACGCGCACGTGCACACCACCGCCACCGGCCTGGCGCTCACCGGACTCGACCTGACCGGTGCCTCCTCGCTCGCCGAGGCGGCGCAGCGCGTCCGGGCGTACGCGGCGGACCGGCCCGGCGACCGGATCCTGATCGGGCACGGCTGGGACGCCTCCCGCTGGCCCGAGCAGCGCCCCCCTCGGCGTGACGAGCTCGACGAACTCACCGGCGGCCGCCCGCTCTATCTGACCCGCGTCGACGTCCACTCGGCCGTCGTGACCACCGCGCTGCTCGATCTGGTGCCGGGCGTCCGGGACCGGTCGGGCTTCCAGGAGGCGGAGCCGCTGACGGGCGACGCCCACCACGCCGTACGCGCCGCGGCGTACGCCGCCGTGTCGCCCGAGCAGCGGGCCGAGGCCCAGCGCGCCGCGCTCCGGCGCGCGGCCTCGCTCGGCATCGGCACCGTGCACGAGTGCGCCGGCCCCGACATCTCCTCCGAGGACGACTTCACCGGCTTCCTGAAGACCGCCGGCGACGTGCCGGGGCCCCGTGTGGTCGGCTACTGGGCCGACACGGACGTGGAGCGGGCGCTCGCCCTCGGCGCGGCCGGCGCGGCCGGTGACCTCTTCGCCGACGGCTCGCTCGGCTCCCACACGGCATGCCTCCACGAGCCGTACGCCGACGCGGCGCACTCCGGCGTGGCCCACCTCGACGCGGCCGCCGTCGCCGCCCATGTCACGGCCTGTACGGAGGCCGGGATCCAGGCAGGTTTCCACGCGATCGGCGACCGTGCGATCGGCAACGTCGTGGAGGGCGTACGAGCCGCCGCGGCCGCCCTCGGTCTCGCCCGGGTGCGCGCTGCCCGGCACCGTGTGGAGCACGCCGAGATGCTCACTCCGGAGACCGTCGCCGCCTTTGCCGAGCTCGGCCTCACCGCCTCCGTGCAGCCCGCGTTCGACGCGGCCTGGGGTGGCGACACCGGTATGTACGCCCAGCGCCTCGGAATCGAACGTGCCCGCACTCTCAATCCGTACGCCGCACTCCTGCGCGCCGGGGTCCCGCTGGCCTTCGGATCGGACAGTCCGGTCACCCCGCTCGACCCCTGGGGCACGGTCCGCGCCGCCGCCTTCCACCGCACACCCGAGCACCGGATCTCGGTGCGCGCCGCCTTCACCGCCCACACCCGGGGCGGCTGGCGGGCCGTGGGCAGGGACGACGCGGGCGTTCTCGTGCCCGGTGCCCCCGCCGACTACGCGGTCTGGCGCACCGGTGAACTCGTCGTCCAGGCCCCCGACGACCGGGTCGCCCGCTGGTCGACGGACCCGCGCTCGGGCACCCCGGGACTGCCTGATCTGACCCCCGGAAATGCGCTCCCGGAGTGCCTGCGGACCGTTGTCTTCGGACAAACGGTCTACGTACGGCCTAACGAGTGA
- a CDS encoding Lrp/AsnC family transcriptional regulator, with product MEELDRQIVELLVKDGRMSYTDLGKATGLSTSAVHQRVRRLEQRGVIRGYAAVVDPEEVGLPLTAFISVKPFDPSAPDDIAERLAGVPEIEACHSVAGDENYILKVRVGTPLALEELLSQIRSLAGVSTRTTVVLSTPYEARPPRI from the coding sequence ATGGAGGAGCTGGATCGTCAGATCGTCGAGTTGCTCGTCAAGGACGGGCGCATGAGCTACACCGACCTGGGCAAGGCCACGGGCCTGTCCACCTCGGCTGTGCATCAGCGCGTCCGCAGGCTCGAGCAGCGCGGCGTCATCCGCGGGTACGCCGCCGTCGTCGACCCCGAAGAGGTCGGACTGCCGCTCACGGCGTTCATCTCGGTGAAACCCTTCGACCCCAGCGCCCCCGACGACATCGCCGAGCGGCTCGCCGGGGTGCCCGAGATCGAGGCGTGCCACAGCGTCGCCGGCGACGAGAACTACATCCTCAAGGTGCGCGTCGGCACGCCGCTGGCGCTGGAGGAACTCCTCAGCCAGATCCGCTCGCTGGCCGGTGTGTCCACCCGGACGACCGTCGTCCTCTCGACCCCGTACGAGGCACGGCCCCCGCGAATCTAG
- a CDS encoding acyl-CoA dehydrogenase family protein has protein sequence MPDRAPHPVDRTLPTEEARDLIALVREIVQREIAPRAAEEEDAGHFPREIFSLLSDSGLLGLPYDSAYGGGDQPYEVYLQVLEELAAARLTVGLGVSVHSLACHALAQYGTKEQQAEHLPAMLGGGLLGAYCLSEPSSGSDAASLRTKAVRDGDDWVITGTKAWITHGGVADFYTVLARSGGEGARGVTAYLVPGDAEGLGAAAPEKKMGMKGSPTAQLHFDGVRVPDARRIGEEGQGFAIALSALDSGRLGIAACAVGVAQAALDESVAYATGRRQFGRPIADFQGLRFMLADMATKVEAGRALYLAAARLRDAGRPFSRQAAMAKLFCTDAAMQVTTDAVQILGGYGYTADFPVERLMREAKVLQIVEGTNQIQRMVIARHLAGPESR, from the coding sequence ATGCCCGACCGCGCCCCGCATCCGGTGGACCGCACGCTGCCCACCGAGGAGGCCAGGGATCTCATCGCCCTGGTCCGGGAGATCGTCCAGCGGGAGATCGCCCCCCGCGCGGCCGAGGAGGAGGACGCGGGCCACTTCCCGCGCGAGATCTTCTCGCTGCTGTCCGACTCCGGACTGCTCGGCCTGCCTTACGACTCCGCGTACGGCGGCGGCGACCAGCCGTACGAGGTGTACCTCCAGGTGCTCGAAGAGCTCGCCGCCGCCCGCCTCACCGTGGGCCTCGGCGTCAGCGTGCACTCGCTGGCCTGCCACGCCCTGGCCCAGTACGGCACCAAGGAACAGCAGGCCGAGCACCTGCCCGCGATGCTCGGGGGCGGCCTGCTCGGCGCGTACTGCCTCTCCGAGCCGTCCTCCGGATCCGACGCCGCCTCGCTGCGCACGAAGGCCGTGCGCGACGGCGACGACTGGGTGATCACCGGCACCAAGGCATGGATCACCCACGGCGGCGTCGCCGACTTCTACACCGTCCTCGCCCGCTCCGGCGGGGAGGGCGCCCGCGGCGTCACGGCCTACCTGGTGCCCGGCGACGCCGAAGGGCTCGGCGCCGCCGCGCCCGAGAAGAAGATGGGCATGAAGGGCTCGCCCACCGCCCAGCTGCACTTCGACGGGGTCCGCGTCCCCGACGCCCGCCGCATCGGCGAGGAGGGGCAGGGCTTCGCCATCGCGCTGTCGGCGCTGGACTCGGGGCGCCTCGGCATCGCCGCCTGCGCGGTCGGCGTCGCCCAGGCGGCGCTCGACGAGTCGGTCGCGTACGCCACCGGAAGGCGGCAGTTCGGCCGTCCCATCGCGGACTTCCAGGGGCTGCGCTTCATGCTCGCCGACATGGCGACCAAGGTCGAGGCCGGCCGTGCGCTGTACCTGGCCGCCGCCCGCCTGCGGGACGCGGGCAGGCCGTTCTCCCGGCAGGCGGCGATGGCCAAGCTGTTCTGCACGGACGCGGCGATGCAGGTGACCACGGACGCGGTGCAGATCCTCGGCGGATACGGCTACACCGCCGACTTCCCGGTCGAGCGGCTGATGCGCGAGGCCAAGGTGCTCCAGATCGTCGAAGGCACCAATCAGATCCAGCGCATGGTCATCGCCCGTCACCTCGCTGGGCCAGAGTCCCGCTGA
- a CDS encoding glycoside hydrolase family 18 protein, whose amino-acid sequence MLGSPPPHRRLRALVAAVCTAVLGAGLLGGVGTAGTADAAGAGAASLDTAPAAAAAPRAGSNVVGYFTNWGVYDRNYHVKNIQTSGSAAKLTHINYAFGNVTGGRCVVGDAFADYEKTYTADQSVDGVADTWDQPLRGSFNQLRKLKKLNPQLKVIWSFGGWTWSGGFTEAARNPAAFADSCYSLVEDPRWADVFDGIDIDWEYPNACGLSCDTSGPAAFKNLMSALRTKFGSSNLVTAAITADASSGGKIDATDYAGAAQYVDWYNPMTYDFFGAWAAQGPTAPHSPLTSYTGIPQQGFNTDAAITKLKGLGIPSGKLLLGIGFYGRGWTGVTQAAPGGTATGPAPGTYEQGIDDYKVLKTKCPANGTVAGTAYAHCGTQWWSYDTPATITGKMAYKNQQGLGGTFFWELSGDTANGELIKSIS is encoded by the coding sequence ATGCTCGGATCCCCTCCCCCACACAGGCGCTTGAGGGCGCTCGTCGCGGCGGTCTGTACGGCCGTGCTCGGCGCCGGGCTGCTCGGCGGCGTCGGCACGGCCGGCACCGCCGACGCCGCCGGCGCCGGGGCGGCCTCCCTGGACACGGCCCCCGCCGCCGCTGCCGCACCACGGGCCGGCTCCAACGTGGTCGGATACTTCACCAACTGGGGTGTCTACGACCGCAATTACCACGTCAAGAACATCCAGACCTCCGGCTCCGCGGCCAAGCTCACGCACATCAACTACGCCTTCGGGAACGTCACAGGCGGCAGGTGCGTGGTCGGTGACGCCTTCGCCGACTACGAGAAGACGTACACCGCCGACCAGTCCGTCGACGGCGTCGCCGACACCTGGGACCAGCCGCTGCGCGGCAGCTTCAACCAGCTGCGCAAACTGAAGAAGCTCAACCCCCAGCTGAAGGTCATCTGGTCCTTCGGCGGCTGGACCTGGTCCGGCGGCTTCACCGAGGCCGCGCGGAACCCGGCGGCGTTCGCCGACTCCTGCTACAGCCTGGTCGAGGACCCGCGCTGGGCCGATGTCTTCGACGGCATCGACATCGACTGGGAGTACCCCAACGCCTGCGGCCTCTCCTGCGACACCAGCGGGCCCGCCGCGTTCAAGAACCTGATGTCGGCGCTGCGGACGAAATTCGGCTCGTCGAACCTGGTCACGGCCGCGATCACGGCCGACGCGAGCAGCGGCGGCAAGATCGACGCCACCGACTACGCGGGCGCGGCACAGTACGTCGACTGGTACAACCCGATGACGTACGACTTCTTCGGCGCCTGGGCGGCCCAGGGCCCGACCGCCCCGCACTCCCCGCTCACCTCGTACACCGGCATCCCGCAGCAGGGCTTCAACACCGACGCGGCGATCACCAAGCTCAAGGGCCTCGGGATCCCGTCCGGCAAGCTGCTGCTCGGCATCGGCTTCTACGGGCGCGGCTGGACCGGTGTGACCCAGGCCGCACCCGGCGGCACGGCGACCGGGCCCGCACCGGGCACGTACGAGCAGGGCATCGACGACTACAAGGTGCTCAAGACCAAGTGCCCGGCCAACGGAACGGTCGCGGGCACGGCGTACGCGCACTGCGGGACGCAGTGGTGGAGCTACGACACGCCCGCGACGATCACCGGGAAGATGGCGTACAAGAACCAGCAGGGCCTGGGAGGCACCTTCTTCTGGGAGCTCAGCGGCGACACGGCCAACGGCGAGCTGATCAAGTCGATCAGCTGA
- a CDS encoding SCO1431 family membrane protein, producing the protein MTATTATTARARTGGPKDDGPKIVEHLMGWVLVVVLAMLVTQTGLL; encoded by the coding sequence ATGACCGCCACCACCGCCACCACCGCCCGTGCCCGTACCGGAGGGCCCAAGGACGACGGCCCCAAGATCGTCGAGCACCTCATGGGCTGGGTCCTCGTGGTCGTCCTCGCGATGCTCGTCACCCAGACCGGCCTGCTGTGA
- a CDS encoding DoxX family protein, with protein sequence MSAGLLLLRLLLAGLLFGHAAQKLLGWFRGMGPSGTAPVFESWGFRPGKPLVLLAGACELAGALLLACGAATPLAAAIVTGTMIVAAAPGAATGFWAHQGGYEVPFVYGALALVIAVTGPGPWSVDHALGADSASGPVWAVAAAAVAVAAATPALLLRRRHLRP encoded by the coding sequence ATGAGCGCCGGGCTGCTGCTCCTGCGTCTGCTGCTGGCGGGGCTGCTGTTCGGGCACGCGGCCCAGAAACTGCTCGGCTGGTTTCGCGGCATGGGGCCCAGCGGCACCGCGCCGGTCTTCGAGAGCTGGGGGTTCCGGCCCGGCAAGCCGCTGGTCCTGCTCGCCGGCGCCTGCGAGCTCGCCGGTGCGCTGCTGCTCGCCTGCGGCGCGGCGACCCCGCTCGCGGCCGCGATCGTCACGGGCACGATGATCGTCGCGGCCGCGCCGGGCGCCGCCACCGGGTTCTGGGCCCATCAGGGCGGATACGAAGTGCCGTTCGTCTACGGGGCGTTGGCGCTCGTCATCGCGGTGACCGGTCCGGGGCCCTGGTCGGTGGACCATGCCCTCGGCGCGGACAGCGCGTCCGGCCCGGTCTGGGCGGTGGCCGCCGCGGCCGTCGCCGTGGCGGCGGCGACCCCCGCGCTGCTGCTGCGCCGGCGTCATCTGCGGCCGTGA
- a CDS encoding extradiol ring-cleavage dioxygenase yields MAELVAVIASTHHPFYYRASTATGEDRPPFADAWVAKIERFRETLTRARPDVLVMVGSDHFHQLWLDNMPQFLVGKAPFYDANFFNEEREFGLPKMLLKGHEELSAHVLRQGLDAGFDLAFSNELRIDHSITCPIITLRPEADLPIVPIYTNIFAPPLPQPKRFVQLGRSIREIIEGWPADQRVAVIGTGHLSLELGGPRQFGEHGPDPEFDRRAVEWIAEGDIEGCLSEVTLDSLHRPGNATHGFMDFMLMMGVAGEGAKADHVDTLDLFHTMEAYFTWYPKGVRA; encoded by the coding sequence ATGGCAGAACTGGTTGCGGTCATCGCCTCGACCCATCATCCCTTCTACTACCGGGCCAGCACGGCGACCGGCGAGGACCGGCCGCCGTTCGCCGACGCATGGGTCGCGAAGATCGAGAGATTCCGGGAGACCCTGACCCGGGCCCGCCCCGATGTGCTGGTCATGGTCGGCTCCGACCACTTCCACCAGCTGTGGCTGGACAACATGCCGCAGTTCCTGGTCGGCAAGGCACCGTTCTACGACGCGAACTTCTTCAACGAGGAGCGCGAGTTCGGCCTGCCGAAGATGCTCCTGAAGGGGCATGAGGAGCTCTCCGCCCATGTGTTGCGCCAGGGCCTGGACGCCGGCTTCGACCTGGCCTTCAGCAACGAGCTGCGGATCGACCACTCGATCACCTGCCCGATCATCACGCTGCGACCCGAGGCCGACCTGCCGATCGTGCCGATCTACACCAACATCTTCGCCCCGCCGCTGCCGCAGCCGAAGCGCTTCGTCCAACTGGGGCGGAGCATCCGCGAGATCATCGAGGGCTGGCCGGCGGACCAGCGCGTCGCCGTCATCGGCACCGGGCACCTGTCGCTGGAGCTCGGCGGCCCGCGCCAGTTCGGCGAGCACGGACCCGACCCGGAGTTCGACCGCCGCGCGGTCGAGTGGATCGCCGAGGGGGACATCGAGGGCTGTCTCTCCGAGGTCACCCTCGACAGCCTGCACCGGCCCGGGAACGCCACGCACGGCTTCATGGACTTCATGCTGATGATGGGCGTCGCCGGCGAGGGCGCCAAGGCCGACCATGTCGACACCCTCGACCTGTTCCACACCATGGAGGCGTACTTCACCTGGTACCCGAAGGGAGTCCGGGCATGA
- a CDS encoding citryl-CoA lyase — translation MEQQPATGRPPQQATSYPTSLGTSDASTITLLGHDLAGELMGKVGFGELALWLVTQRRPEPGEVRVFEAVLVALADHGFTPTAIAARLTYLSAPDSVQGALAAGLLGGGSRFLGVTEDCGAFLHETVSAHDGPLPGDGDDAGWDELALKTVRAARSQGRLVPGLGHPVHKVQDPRTPVLLGIAEENGLKGPHLRLFEAVGRVHPKVLGRTLPLNGAGVCGAALADLGLPVGLLRGFALLARAAGLLGHLAEEQRSPLGMDVYLSVDRNARYVAPPGG, via the coding sequence GTGGAACAGCAACCGGCGACGGGCCGACCGCCGCAGCAAGCGACCTCGTACCCGACCTCGCTGGGCACATCGGACGCCAGCACCATCACCCTGCTCGGCCACGACCTGGCCGGCGAGCTGATGGGCAAGGTCGGCTTCGGCGAGCTGGCCTTGTGGCTGGTCACCCAGCGCCGCCCGGAGCCGGGCGAGGTCCGCGTCTTCGAGGCCGTCCTCGTCGCGCTTGCCGACCACGGGTTCACGCCGACGGCGATCGCGGCCCGGCTGACGTACCTGTCCGCTCCGGACTCCGTACAGGGGGCGCTCGCGGCCGGCCTGCTCGGCGGCGGCTCGCGCTTCCTCGGCGTGACCGAGGACTGCGGCGCCTTCCTGCACGAGACCGTGTCCGCCCACGACGGACCACTGCCCGGCGACGGCGACGACGCGGGCTGGGACGAGCTGGCACTGAAGACGGTGCGGGCGGCCCGGTCGCAGGGGCGGCTCGTCCCGGGACTCGGGCACCCGGTCCACAAGGTCCAGGACCCCCGGACGCCGGTGCTGCTGGGGATCGCCGAGGAGAACGGGCTCAAGGGGCCGCACCTGCGGCTGTTCGAGGCCGTCGGCCGGGTCCACCCGAAGGTCCTCGGCCGTACCCTCCCGCTCAACGGCGCCGGGGTGTGCGGTGCGGCCCTGGCCGATCTCGGCCTGCCCGTCGGTCTGTTGCGCGGCTTCGCACTGCTGGCGCGGGCGGCCGGTCTGCTCGGGCACCTCGCCGAGGAGCAGCGCTCACCCCTCGGAATGGACGTCTATCTGTCCGTCGACCGCAACGCCCGGTACGTCGCCCCGCCCGGCGGCTGA